The Xiphophorus maculatus strain JP 163 A chromosome 23, X_maculatus-5.0-male, whole genome shotgun sequence genome contains a region encoding:
- the LOC102219673 gene encoding zinc finger CCHC domain-containing protein 7-like isoform X2, with the protein MNSVNKNEVSDGKGNDKDHLFFIEDSMTSESEEETCSGYMKHEKSAKLFSQLSRDSSPPLLLAFSITSGKTQQDTSSVSSAGSQEQLEEDSDQPIEEWMILDGEEQAEDPSIQLNLSCWESSEEDVEDEGMTDKEVKSGGDTWAVSDKDKYGGTQSLGSRYFMAGRSSLCNICNRMGHVARSCYFHKQKSPTCVLCGVQGHVQRDCPSRPCSTCGLPSHGLNPCRVPPVWKQHCQRCGVTGHLFDACPDLWRQYHLTVKLGVPFRPRNACSLKHKSHHAHCYNCSKRGHFGHECTKRRMISGTFPSLPYVCYYDTLDDILQQNAPMLTPAKELGSAGPLTSQQECCKDTPLVQGRSRTKLEPGAHPGRRKTWPERRKERREVKRLRREAQAKREGGFLGRHFCTIDDAVCPADPYKSILRSHRESKTSQENKNREEKTGKKSRKSREAEKWRKRGGIKRGDLHPHGDIDIGSEILLSPKQRVRHRRR; encoded by the exons ATGAACTCtgtcaataaaaatgaagtaTCGGATGGtaaaggaaatgacaaagaCCACCTTTTCTTCATTGAGGACTCCATGACTTCAGAGAGTGAAGAAGAGACGTGTTCTGGTTACATGAAACATGAGAAAAGCGCCAAGCTGTTTTCACAGCTCAGCAGAGACAGCTCTCCTCCGCTGCTCCTTGCTTTCTCCATCACCTCTGGAAAGACTCAGCAGGACACCAGCAGTGTCTCCAGTGCTGGTTCACAGGAGCAGCTGGAAGAGGACAGCGATCAGCCTATTGAGGAGTGGATGATCCTGGATGGAGAGGAGCAGGCGGAGGACCCAAGCATCCAGCTCAACCTCAGCTGCTGGGAGAGCTCTGAGGAGGATGTTGAAGACGAAG GTATGACAGACAAGGAAGTGAAATCAGGAGGGGATACCTGGGCTGTCTCAGACAAAGACAAG TATGGAGGCACTCAGTCTCTGGGCAGTCGCTATTTCATGGCTGGTCGTTCATCCCTCTGTAACATCTGCAACAGGATGGGACACGTTGCCAGAAGTTGCTACTTTCACAAG CAGAAAAGTCCCACTTGTGTCCTTTGTGGCGTCCAGGGCCACGTCCAAAGAGACTGTCCGAGCCGGCCCTGTTCCACTTGTGGGCTGCCTTCGCATGGCCTCAACCCCTGCAGGGTGCCTCCAGTGTGGAAGCAGCACTGCCAGCGCTGCGGCGTGACCGGCCACTTGTTTGAT gcctGCCCAGATTTATGGCGACAATACCACCTGACT GTCAAGTTAGGGGTTCCTTTCAGACCCAGAAACGCCTGCAGTCTCAAACATAAGAGCCACCATGCTCATTGCTACAACTGCTCAAAAAGGGGACACTTTGGTCAT GAGTGCACAAAGAGGAGGATGATTAGTGGCACTTTTCCCTCACTGCCTTATGTTTGTTATTATGACACTCTGGATGACATTCTCCAGCAGAATGCCCCGATGCTCACACCAGCCAAAG AACTTGGGAGTGCTGGACCCCTAACTTCACAGCAGGAATGTTGCAAAGATACGCCATTGGTGCAGGGAAGAAGCAGGACAAAGCTGGAGCCTGGCGCTCATCCTGGAAGGAGGAAGACCTGGCCTGAAAGGCGGAAAGAGAGGCGTGAAGTGAAGCGACTGAGGAGGGAGGCCCAGGCTAAGCGGGAAGGAGGATTTCTGGGGAGGCATTTTTGCACCATTGATGATGCAGTTTGCCCCGCTGACCCCTATAAATCCATCCTACGCAGTCATAGAGAGTCCAAAACCTCTCaggagaacaaaaacagagaggagaaaactggaaagaagagcaggaagagcagagaggcagagaagTGGAGAAAAAGAGGGGGGATAAAACGCGGGGATTTGCATCCACACGGTGACATTGACATTGGAAGTGAAATCCTTCTGTCTCCAAAGCAGAGAGTACGTCACCGAAGGAGATGA
- the LOC102219673 gene encoding zinc finger CCHC domain-containing protein 7-like isoform X1, whose amino-acid sequence MYTNLLRGNYICLCFAEGMRFELTEDSMTSESEEETCSGYMKHEKSAKLFSQLSRDSSPPLLLAFSITSGKTQQDTSSVSSAGSQEQLEEDSDQPIEEWMILDGEEQAEDPSIQLNLSCWESSEEDVEDEGMTDKEVKSGGDTWAVSDKDKYGGTQSLGSRYFMAGRSSLCNICNRMGHVARSCYFHKQKSPTCVLCGVQGHVQRDCPSRPCSTCGLPSHGLNPCRVPPVWKQHCQRCGVTGHLFDACPDLWRQYHLTVKLGVPFRPRNACSLKHKSHHAHCYNCSKRGHFGHECTKRRMISGTFPSLPYVCYYDTLDDILQQNAPMLTPAKELGSAGPLTSQQECCKDTPLVQGRSRTKLEPGAHPGRRKTWPERRKERREVKRLRREAQAKREGGFLGRHFCTIDDAVCPADPYKSILRSHRESKTSQENKNREEKTGKKSRKSREAEKWRKRGGIKRGDLHPHGDIDIGSEILLSPKQRVRHRRR is encoded by the exons ATGTACACAAACCTTCTTAGGGGGAACTACATTTGCCTCTGCTTTGCGGAAGGAATGCGTTTTGAGTTAACAGAG GACTCCATGACTTCAGAGAGTGAAGAAGAGACGTGTTCTGGTTACATGAAACATGAGAAAAGCGCCAAGCTGTTTTCACAGCTCAGCAGAGACAGCTCTCCTCCGCTGCTCCTTGCTTTCTCCATCACCTCTGGAAAGACTCAGCAGGACACCAGCAGTGTCTCCAGTGCTGGTTCACAGGAGCAGCTGGAAGAGGACAGCGATCAGCCTATTGAGGAGTGGATGATCCTGGATGGAGAGGAGCAGGCGGAGGACCCAAGCATCCAGCTCAACCTCAGCTGCTGGGAGAGCTCTGAGGAGGATGTTGAAGACGAAG GTATGACAGACAAGGAAGTGAAATCAGGAGGGGATACCTGGGCTGTCTCAGACAAAGACAAG TATGGAGGCACTCAGTCTCTGGGCAGTCGCTATTTCATGGCTGGTCGTTCATCCCTCTGTAACATCTGCAACAGGATGGGACACGTTGCCAGAAGTTGCTACTTTCACAAG CAGAAAAGTCCCACTTGTGTCCTTTGTGGCGTCCAGGGCCACGTCCAAAGAGACTGTCCGAGCCGGCCCTGTTCCACTTGTGGGCTGCCTTCGCATGGCCTCAACCCCTGCAGGGTGCCTCCAGTGTGGAAGCAGCACTGCCAGCGCTGCGGCGTGACCGGCCACTTGTTTGAT gcctGCCCAGATTTATGGCGACAATACCACCTGACT GTCAAGTTAGGGGTTCCTTTCAGACCCAGAAACGCCTGCAGTCTCAAACATAAGAGCCACCATGCTCATTGCTACAACTGCTCAAAAAGGGGACACTTTGGTCAT GAGTGCACAAAGAGGAGGATGATTAGTGGCACTTTTCCCTCACTGCCTTATGTTTGTTATTATGACACTCTGGATGACATTCTCCAGCAGAATGCCCCGATGCTCACACCAGCCAAAG AACTTGGGAGTGCTGGACCCCTAACTTCACAGCAGGAATGTTGCAAAGATACGCCATTGGTGCAGGGAAGAAGCAGGACAAAGCTGGAGCCTGGCGCTCATCCTGGAAGGAGGAAGACCTGGCCTGAAAGGCGGAAAGAGAGGCGTGAAGTGAAGCGACTGAGGAGGGAGGCCCAGGCTAAGCGGGAAGGAGGATTTCTGGGGAGGCATTTTTGCACCATTGATGATGCAGTTTGCCCCGCTGACCCCTATAAATCCATCCTACGCAGTCATAGAGAGTCCAAAACCTCTCaggagaacaaaaacagagaggagaaaactggaaagaagagcaggaagagcagagaggcagagaagTGGAGAAAAAGAGGGGGGATAAAACGCGGGGATTTGCATCCACACGGTGACATTGACATTGGAAGTGAAATCCTTCTGTCTCCAAAGCAGAGAGTACGTCACCGAAGGAGATGA
- the LOC102219929 gene encoding E3 ubiquitin-protein ligase RNF38-like, producing the protein MDPPRTRSRSRSGFYHFSMNGSVGGNDGGLMNASGGGVSYPPPSNPGWAPHHGGRSYQESQQQQPLPPPQQHAQGSYLSAGLQRHSAHGAHRHPGAGGLLHFHPDNVCSDDRDKMEDSPSPKRQRLSQQSMLDLGSAPPSTPSSPIRPWELPPSRRPHPHYMPERCHTPVRNRRSPPMRRQRGRRDRLTRHHHHYNSNNNHHHHHHPNSHHHHHHLHSHHGPSPGHQDENYRHPAPPQGYPPYSQQPPRGLGSGPEDRPGYHPPNPSPRPLHQSPNLSPRLLHPGAHPQHPHPHPSQQQSSGVLDLQEQGSVPVSYPVSPPGVPPGLPPRSAPQQIPACSVVFSGQHYPVCSVPPPVLQTCSVQHLPMPYPFPSLLSSDPTFLIPPPHLAHPPTHLSHHPPHLPQPAQFGPYPAQQARSPLQRIENDVELLGEHLSLGGGLHYSPAAHPALTPHSTPLHFLSHEPLPQEFFGVSYPNFIPRRLPGRRYRSQQLPPSPYHPSLLPYFLSMLPVQPTGPAISLELDVDDGEVENYEALLNLAERLGEAKLRGLTKGDIEQLPSYRFNPNNHQSEQTLCVVCMSDFESRQLLRVLPCSHEFHGKCVDKWLRANRTCPICRADASEVQRDSE; encoded by the exons ATGGACCCCCCCAGGACTCGGTCGCGGTCTCGATCTGGCTTCTATCATTTCTCCATGAACGGCAGCGTTGGAGGCAACGACGGGGGCTTGATGAACGCCAGCGGAGGAGGGGTGAGCTACCCGCCGCCGAGTAACCCCGGCTGGGCGCCGCACCACGGAGGACGGAGCTACCAGGagagccagcagcagcagccgctgCCGCCGCCGCAGCAGCACGCCCAGGGGAGCTACCTGTCCGCGGGGTTGCAGCGCCACTCTGCACACGGAGCTCACAGACACCCCGGGGCAG GAGGGTTGCTGCATTTTCATCCAGATAATGTGTGCAGTGATGATCGAGACAAA ATGGAGGACAGCCCAAGCCCCAAAAGGCAGCGTCTTTCCCAGCAGTCCATGTTGGACCTCGGCTCGGCTCCTCCCTCCACTCCTTCCTCTCCCATTCGGCCCTGGGAGCTGCCCCCGAGCCGAAGGCCGCACCCCCACTACATGCCAGAGAGATGCCACACACCTGTCAGAAACCGCCGCAG TCCTCCAATGAGACGCCAGCGTGGCCGGCGAGACCGTCTGACCCGCCACCACCACCACTATAACAGCAACAACAAtcaccaccaccatcaccacccAAACAgccaccaccatcaccaccatctTCACTCCCACCATGGCCCGTCGCCGGGACATCAGGACGAAAACTACCGCCACCCAGCTCCTCCTCAGGGTTACCCACCCTACAGCCAGCAACCTCCCCGAGGGCTGGGTTCTGGTCCCGAAGACCGTCCAGGTTACCATCCCCCTAACCCCTCCCCGAGGCCCCTGCACCAGTCACCGAACCTGTCGCCCAGGCTGCTGCACCCTGGAGCCCATCCGCAGCACCCACACCCCCACCCGTCCCAGCAACAGAGCAGTGGGGTCCTAGACCTCCAGGAACAG GGTTCGGTTCCGGTCTCATACCCGGTTTCCCCTCCGGGTGTGCCGCCCGGCCTGCCGCCTCGCTCTGCCCCGCAGCAGATCCCAGCATGCTCTGTGGTTTTCAGCGGGCAGCACTATCCCGTCTGCAGCGTCCCTCCTCCT GTTCTTCAGACTTGTTCCGTTCAGCATTTGCCCATGCCCTACCCATTCCCCTCGTTGCTGTCCAGTGACCCGACCTTCTTGATCCCCCCTCCTCACCTCGCCCACCCTCCAACGCATCTCTCCCACCATCCGCCTCACTTGCCGCAGCCGGCGCAGTTTGGACCTTATCCGGCGCAGCAGGCTCGATCG CCTTTACAGAGGATAGAGAACGATGTGGAGCTGCTGGGGGAGCATCTTTCTCTGGGTGGTGGGCTCCACTACTCCCCCGCCGCACACCCAGCCCTGACCCCGCACTCGACGCCTCTCCACTTCCTCTCCCACGAGCCCCTGCCACAGGAGTTCTTTGGAGTG TCTTATCCAAACTTCATTCCTCGGCGTCTCCCAGGACGGCGGTACCGTTCGCAACAGCTTCCACCTTCGCCTTATCACCCCAGCCTCCTGCCTTACTTCCT ATCAATGCTGCCAGTCCAGCCCACGGGTCCTGCAATCAGCCTGGAGCTGGATGTAGATGACGGAGAAGTGGAGAACTATGAG GCCCTCCTGAATCTTGCTGAGCGCCTGGGAGAGGCCAAGCTCCGCGGACTGACCAAGGGGGACATTGAACAACTCCCTTCCTATCGATTCAACCCAAATAACCATCAGTCTGAGCAAACACT GTGTGTGGTATGTATGAGTGATTTTGAATCCCGTCAACTGCTGCGAGTCCTTCCCTGCAGTCACGAGTTCCATGGAAAGTGTGTCGACAAGTGGCTGAGG GCCAACAGGACGTGTCCAATCTGTCGAGCCGACGCCTCCGAGGTCCAGAGAGACTCAGAGTGA
- the LOC102219673 gene encoding zinc finger CCHC domain-containing protein 7-like isoform X3, with product MYTNLLRGNYICLCFAEGMRFELTEDSMTSESEEETCSGYMKHEKSAKLFSQLSRDSSPPLLLAFSITSGKTQQDTSSVSSAGSQEQLEEDSDQPIEEWMILDGEEQAEDPSIQLNLSCWESSEEDVEDEGMTDKEVKSGGDTWAVSDKDKYGGTQSLGSRYFMAGRSSLCNICNRMGHVARSCYFHKKSPTCVLCGVQGHVQRDCPSRPCSTCGLPSHGLNPCRVPPVWKQHCQRCGVTGHLFDACPDLWRQYHLTVKLGVPFRPRNACSLKHKSHHAHCYNCSKRGHFGHECTKRRMISGTFPSLPYVCYYDTLDDILQQNAPMLTPAKELGSAGPLTSQQECCKDTPLVQGRSRTKLEPGAHPGRRKTWPERRKERREVKRLRREAQAKREGGFLGRHFCTIDDAVCPADPYKSILRSHRESKTSQENKNREEKTGKKSRKSREAEKWRKRGGIKRGDLHPHGDIDIGSEILLSPKQRVRHRRR from the exons ATGTACACAAACCTTCTTAGGGGGAACTACATTTGCCTCTGCTTTGCGGAAGGAATGCGTTTTGAGTTAACAGAG GACTCCATGACTTCAGAGAGTGAAGAAGAGACGTGTTCTGGTTACATGAAACATGAGAAAAGCGCCAAGCTGTTTTCACAGCTCAGCAGAGACAGCTCTCCTCCGCTGCTCCTTGCTTTCTCCATCACCTCTGGAAAGACTCAGCAGGACACCAGCAGTGTCTCCAGTGCTGGTTCACAGGAGCAGCTGGAAGAGGACAGCGATCAGCCTATTGAGGAGTGGATGATCCTGGATGGAGAGGAGCAGGCGGAGGACCCAAGCATCCAGCTCAACCTCAGCTGCTGGGAGAGCTCTGAGGAGGATGTTGAAGACGAAG GTATGACAGACAAGGAAGTGAAATCAGGAGGGGATACCTGGGCTGTCTCAGACAAAGACAAG TATGGAGGCACTCAGTCTCTGGGCAGTCGCTATTTCATGGCTGGTCGTTCATCCCTCTGTAACATCTGCAACAGGATGGGACACGTTGCCAGAAGTTGCTACTTTCACAAG AAAAGTCCCACTTGTGTCCTTTGTGGCGTCCAGGGCCACGTCCAAAGAGACTGTCCGAGCCGGCCCTGTTCCACTTGTGGGCTGCCTTCGCATGGCCTCAACCCCTGCAGGGTGCCTCCAGTGTGGAAGCAGCACTGCCAGCGCTGCGGCGTGACCGGCCACTTGTTTGAT gcctGCCCAGATTTATGGCGACAATACCACCTGACT GTCAAGTTAGGGGTTCCTTTCAGACCCAGAAACGCCTGCAGTCTCAAACATAAGAGCCACCATGCTCATTGCTACAACTGCTCAAAAAGGGGACACTTTGGTCAT GAGTGCACAAAGAGGAGGATGATTAGTGGCACTTTTCCCTCACTGCCTTATGTTTGTTATTATGACACTCTGGATGACATTCTCCAGCAGAATGCCCCGATGCTCACACCAGCCAAAG AACTTGGGAGTGCTGGACCCCTAACTTCACAGCAGGAATGTTGCAAAGATACGCCATTGGTGCAGGGAAGAAGCAGGACAAAGCTGGAGCCTGGCGCTCATCCTGGAAGGAGGAAGACCTGGCCTGAAAGGCGGAAAGAGAGGCGTGAAGTGAAGCGACTGAGGAGGGAGGCCCAGGCTAAGCGGGAAGGAGGATTTCTGGGGAGGCATTTTTGCACCATTGATGATGCAGTTTGCCCCGCTGACCCCTATAAATCCATCCTACGCAGTCATAGAGAGTCCAAAACCTCTCaggagaacaaaaacagagaggagaaaactggaaagaagagcaggaagagcagagaggcagagaagTGGAGAAAAAGAGGGGGGATAAAACGCGGGGATTTGCATCCACACGGTGACATTGACATTGGAAGTGAAATCCTTCTGTCTCCAAAGCAGAGAGTACGTCACCGAAGGAGATGA
- the LOC102219424 gene encoding paired box protein Pax-5-like codes for MEVSFGLVPFTVAHRLGGVNQLGGVFINGRPLPHEVRHRIVELAQHGVRPCEISRRLRVSHGCVSKILTRYNETGSIRPGLIGGSKPKVATPTVVQKILQLKHNSPTMFAWEIRDRLVLEQVCDPSNVPSISSINRIIRRKVQAKPCEDASSVSMGTDCPSESRFSIGGILGLRKFNKQNEGADESCGEHHTQLCFWSRSDLSSPFRHQLPANHDPDPLG; via the exons ATGGAAGTAAGTTTTGGACTGGTTCCGTTCACAGTTGCGCACA GGCTCGGCGGGGTAAACCAGCTCGGCGGAGTCTTCATCAACGGGCGGCCGTTACCGCACGAGGTCAGACACCGGATCGTGGAGCTCGCGCAGCACGGGGTGCGCCCCTGTGAGATCTCGCGCCGTCTGCGCGTCAGTCATGGCTGCGTCAGCAAAATATTGACCAG GTACAATGAGACAGGAAGCATCAGACCGGGGCTGATAGGTGGCTCCAAGCCCAAGGTGGCGACCCCCACAGTGGTGCAGAAGATCCTGCAGCTGAAACACAACAGTCCCACGATGTTTGCCTGGGAGATCCGAGACAGGCTGGTGCTGGAGCAAGTGTGTGACCCAAGCAACGTTCCCAGCATCAGCTCAATTAACAG GATCATCAGGAGGAAAGTTCAGGCAAAGCCTTGTGAAGATG CATCATCTGTTTCCATGGGAACAGACTGTCCCTCTGAGTCCAGGTTTTCAATAGGAGGGATTCTAGGACTCAGAAAATTCAACAAACAAAACGAAG GAGCGGACGAGTCCTGCGGTGAGCACCACACCCAGCTCTGTTTCTGGAGCAGGTCTGACCTCAGCTCGCCATTTCGCCATCAGCTGCCAGCTAACCATGATCCAGATCCTTTAGGTTAG